One stretch of Streptococcus australis DNA includes these proteins:
- a CDS encoding LicD family protein — MSDIKIIQNKILSILKEFINICEENNLTYYALGGTLLGAVRHKGFIPWDDDIDIGMPREDYEKFKKVAPRLLPSYLKIVNNPLNLDITQLVDKNVIVKFANLESNVFIDIFPLDGYPEKGSFAAKLHSSRVLFQRMLCKISVLDQLEDKDRGTVENLIVKISKTLRIQKLLPKDVLVKSLHKLIQKYDFKTSRYVGNVLGRYREREIVPREYFKEPVSLIFDDTMINCPTKYKEYLSEIYGDYMKLPPVEDRVAHNIELISVGGAE, encoded by the coding sequence ATGTCGGATATCAAAATTATTCAAAACAAGATTCTGTCTATCTTGAAAGAATTTATTAATATTTGTGAAGAAAATAATTTGACCTACTATGCTCTAGGGGGAACATTGCTTGGAGCAGTACGTCACAAAGGATTTATCCCTTGGGATGATGATATTGATATTGGCATGCCGAGGGAAGATTATGAAAAGTTTAAAAAAGTAGCTCCACGTTTATTACCAAGCTATTTAAAGATAGTCAATAATCCTCTAAATCTCGATATAACTCAATTGGTCGATAAAAATGTGATTGTTAAATTTGCAAATTTGGAAAGCAATGTCTTTATCGATATTTTTCCTCTAGATGGTTATCCAGAAAAGGGGAGTTTTGCAGCTAAATTACATAGTTCTAGAGTGTTGTTTCAAAGAATGCTTTGTAAAATATCAGTTTTGGACCAGCTTGAAGACAAAGATCGCGGAACCGTAGAGAATCTTATAGTTAAAATATCTAAAACGCTAAGAATCCAAAAGCTACTTCCAAAAGATGTCTTAGTAAAGAGTCTGCATAAACTTATTCAGAAATATGATTTTAAAACTTCTCGTTACGTTGGGAATGTTCTAGGTAGATATAGGGAGAGGGAAATAGTTCCGAGAGAGTATTTTAAAGAACCTGTTTCTCTTATTTTTGATGATACGATGATAAACTGTCCGACAAAGTACAAGGAATATTTAAGCGAAATCTACGGTGATTACATGAAATTACCACCAGTAGAAGATAGAGTAGCACATAATATAGAACTTATATCAGTAGGCGGTGCAGAGTGA
- a CDS encoding sugar transferase — MNGKVVKPSLAIIQSFLVILLTYLLSAVRETEIVSTTAIALYILHYFVFYISDYGQDFFKRGYLIELVQTLKYILFFALAISISNFFLEDRFSISRRGMIYFLTLHALLVYVLNLFIKWYWKRAYPNFKGSKKILLLTATSRVEKVLDRLIESNEVVGELVAVSVLDKPDFQHNSLKVVAEEEIVDFATHEVVDEVFINLPSEKYNIGELVSQFETMGIDVTVNLNAFDRSLARNKQIREMAGLNVVTFSTTFYKTSHVIAKRIIDIVGALVGLILCGLVSVVLVPLIRKDGGSAIFAQTRIGKNGRHFTFYKFRSMCVDAEAKKRELMEQNTMQGGMFKVDDDPRITKIGRFIRKTSLDELPQFYNVLKGDMSLVGTRPPTVDEYEHYTPEQKRRLSFKPGITGLWQISGRSEIKNFDEVVKLDVAYIDGWTIWKDIEILLKTVKVVFMRDGAK; from the coding sequence ATGAATGGAAAAGTAGTAAAGCCTTCATTGGCCATAATCCAGAGTTTTCTTGTTATTTTATTGACTTATCTGCTTAGCGCTGTGAGGGAAACGGAGATTGTTTCAACAACAGCTATTGCACTTTATATCCTCCATTATTTTGTCTTTTATATCAGTGATTATGGACAAGATTTCTTTAAAAGGGGATATTTGATTGAACTTGTCCAGACATTGAAGTATATCCTATTCTTTGCGCTAGCGATTAGTATTTCTAATTTTTTCTTAGAAGATCGATTTAGTATTTCCAGACGAGGCATGATTTACTTCCTCACATTACATGCTCTTTTAGTCTATGTGCTAAACCTATTTATCAAGTGGTATTGGAAGCGAGCTTATCCCAATTTTAAAGGAAGTAAGAAGATTCTCCTACTTACAGCAACTTCTCGTGTCGAAAAGGTACTGGATAGATTAATAGAATCAAATGAGGTTGTTGGGGAGTTGGTAGCCGTCAGTGTCTTAGATAAACCAGACTTTCAGCATAATTCTTTAAAGGTAGTAGCAGAGGAGGAGATAGTAGACTTTGCGACTCATGAGGTAGTCGATGAAGTCTTTATCAATCTTCCGAGTGAAAAATACAATATTGGAGAGCTTGTCTCTCAGTTTGAAACGATGGGAATTGATGTAACAGTCAATCTAAATGCTTTTGATCGTAGTTTGGCACGTAACAAGCAAATTCGTGAGATGGCAGGATTAAACGTTGTGACTTTTTCTACAACATTTTATAAGACGAGCCACGTGATTGCTAAGCGGATTATTGATATCGTGGGTGCATTGGTAGGGCTGATACTATGTGGTCTAGTCAGTGTTGTACTGGTTCCTTTGATTCGAAAGGATGGGGGCTCTGCTATTTTTGCTCAGACGCGTATAGGAAAAAATGGGCGCCACTTCACTTTTTACAAGTTTCGCTCTATGTGTGTAGATGCCGAGGCGAAAAAAAGAGAACTCATGGAACAAAATACCATGCAGGGTGGAATGTTTAAGGTGGATGATGACCCACGTATCACGAAAATTGGTCGCTTTATACGGAAGACTAGCTTGGACGAGCTGCCACAGTTTTATAATGTTCTAAAGGGAGATATGAGTTTGGTTGGTACACGACCACCAACAGTGGATGAATATGAGCACTATACCCCAGAACAAAAACGTCGTCTAAGTTTTAAACCTGGTATAACAGGGTTATGGCAGATTAGCGGACGAAGTGAGATCAAGAATTTCGATGAGGTTGTCAAATTAGATGTGGCCTATATAGACGGTTGGACAATCTGGAAAGACATTGAAATTTTATTGAAGACAGTTAAAGTTGTATTTATGAGAGATGGAGCGAAGTAG
- a CDS encoding DUF4422 domain-containing protein, with product MERSRLIDVKVIVATHKKARMPHDNTLYLPIHVGREGKSDIGFIGDNTGDNISSLNPYYCELTGLYWAWKNLDCDYLGLVHYRRYFTKRSQRYSDYISMDEVILSRDDLDNLLLTNDVLVPKKRRYYIETLYSHYAHTLDGNHLHISRDVIKELSPEYLTAFDKVMKQRSGYMFNMFIMKKDLANQYFSWLFPILDKMYEQIDVSQLTPFEARLFGRVSELLFNVWLKHKDIKPKELPFMYMEKVDLFEKGKSFLMAKFFGKKYGQSF from the coding sequence ATGGAGCGAAGTAGATTGATAGATGTAAAAGTCATTGTAGCAACACACAAGAAGGCTAGAATGCCTCACGATAATACTCTTTATCTTCCAATACATGTTGGGAGAGAAGGAAAATCAGATATCGGTTTTATTGGAGATAATACTGGTGATAATATTTCATCTTTAAATCCATATTATTGTGAATTAACAGGACTTTACTGGGCGTGGAAGAACTTAGACTGTGATTATCTAGGTTTGGTACACTATCGCCGTTATTTTACCAAAAGATCACAAAGATATTCAGATTATATCAGTATGGATGAAGTTATTTTATCTCGAGATGATTTAGATAATCTTCTTTTGACAAATGATGTTCTGGTTCCTAAGAAGAGGCGATATTATATTGAAACACTCTATTCTCACTATGCTCACACCTTGGATGGAAATCATCTTCATATTTCTCGTGATGTAATTAAAGAGTTAAGCCCAGAATATTTAACGGCCTTTGATAAGGTCATGAAGCAACGTAGTGGTTACATGTTCAATATGTTTATTATGAAAAAAGATTTGGCAAATCAGTATTTTTCTTGGTTATTTCCTATTTTAGACAAGATGTATGAGCAAATAGATGTATCCCAGTTAACACCGTTTGAAGCTAGGCTATTCGGTCGTGTTAGTGAATTATTATTTAATGTGTGGTTGAAACATAAGGACATTAAGCCAAAAGAGCTTCCATTTATGTATATGGAAAAGGTGGATTTGTTTGAAAAAGGGAAATCCTTCTTAATGGCAAAATTTTTTGGAAAGAAGTATGGTCAGAGTTTTTAG
- a CDS encoding polymerase produces the protein MKLIVKIKYLPEILALVALGIFLIISILSVTFYAQYLPKEVYKIVVATLLFLLFTKESFKRKYDYKTLIGLFATILLYFIIGEMGTINSNIAVGILFIYALRDIPFKNVAKIALVTSVCLLLFVIISAKLGVIPNYLEISGRVRNYLGFRYALFPSALLMNVVAIVFYLKQNRIYYWQLFLLALSVYWVYEQTDSRLTFYSSCILLICNLLIKWFPDLFSKLGRMFSIFKFTFIVNALVSFWISFTYLNSTNVFVNNFLYELNYMLGNRIYLTNKSLQLYGFGLFGRQVEWTGNGLTTEGVKIYQTYLYVDNLYMQILQKYGLLILVLMIILLTLTLFKVIKRRQWVLTFILILMSFHSIIDDLNLYLQYNIFWILIGSLIYSDYQSSSERD, from the coding sequence ATGAAATTAATAGTAAAAATAAAGTATTTGCCAGAAATTTTAGCTCTTGTTGCGTTAGGGATATTTTTAATTATTTCAATATTAAGTGTGACTTTTTATGCTCAATATTTACCTAAAGAAGTTTATAAAATAGTGGTAGCTACTTTACTCTTTCTTTTGTTTACAAAAGAGTCATTTAAAAGAAAGTATGATTACAAAACACTCATTGGATTATTTGCTACAATTTTACTTTACTTTATTATAGGGGAAATGGGCACTATCAATTCTAATATCGCAGTAGGTATATTGTTTATTTATGCTTTACGTGATATTCCGTTTAAAAATGTAGCGAAAATTGCTTTAGTGACAAGTGTATGCTTGTTATTGTTTGTTATAATAAGTGCTAAATTGGGAGTTATACCTAATTATTTAGAGATTTCTGGGAGAGTCCGTAACTATTTGGGCTTTAGATATGCTTTATTTCCGTCGGCTCTGCTAATGAATGTAGTTGCTATTGTATTTTATTTAAAGCAAAATAGAATCTATTATTGGCAGTTGTTCTTGCTAGCTTTATCTGTTTATTGGGTATATGAACAGACTGATTCTCGTTTGACATTTTATAGTTCCTGTATACTGTTGATTTGCAATTTATTAATAAAGTGGTTTCCTGATCTTTTCTCTAAATTAGGACGTATGTTTAGTATTTTTAAATTTACCTTTATTGTAAATGCACTAGTGAGTTTTTGGATTTCATTTACTTATCTCAATTCAACTAATGTTTTTGTTAATAATTTTCTTTATGAATTAAACTACATGTTAGGTAATCGTATATATTTGACGAATAAATCTCTGCAGCTATATGGCTTTGGTTTGTTTGGCCGACAAGTTGAATGGACTGGGAATGGTCTCACTACAGAGGGAGTAAAAATTTATCAGACGTATCTATATGTGGATAATTTGTATATGCAAATTTTACAAAAATACGGTTTGCTAATCCTAGTATTGATGATTATACTGTTAACCTTAACTTTGTTTAAAGTTATTAAGAGACGTCAATGGGTTCTTACTTTTATTTTGATATTGATGAGTTTCCATTCAATAATTGATGATTTGAATTTGTACCTTCAGTACAATATATTTTGGATTTTGATAGGAAGTTTAATATATTCTGATTATCAATCTTCCAGCGAAAGAGATTAA
- a CDS encoding glycosyltransferase family 4 protein, whose product MSKKICIVKWSIDRTDGGLKVATSLSNELSEMYEVHLLSMISTETNFFPVKDSVKYRNLSHKKISMGKNFLSAVMLLRSYLTEQGIDIVFGIGMSMNTVGVVSTLGLKTKFISCDHTNSIVDIDTKVKKFQRYVGAKFANKIITLTQEDRRNYIKQYGISETKTAYIYNWKEDDLSNVTYNDESTKIVTVGRFDYQKGYDYLVQVAKKVLAKRSEWTWEIYGSGNQDEVDKIRELIKENDLQDKLFIKGLEKNQDLIYGDKGIYVMTSRYEGLPLVLLEAQQYNLPIVSFSCPTGPNEIVEDRVNGYLIDCYDVEEMSNRLLELMNGKELRNRFSSHAKDNMEKFNKDRIIHQWIDLIEEVSGGKNV is encoded by the coding sequence TTGTCAAAAAAAATATGTATTGTGAAATGGAGTATTGATAGAACGGATGGAGGCCTGAAAGTAGCAACCAGCCTTTCGAATGAACTATCAGAAATGTATGAAGTGCATTTACTATCCATGATTTCCACAGAAACAAATTTTTTTCCAGTAAAAGATTCAGTTAAATATAGAAATTTATCACATAAAAAAATTTCTATGGGTAAGAATTTTCTTTCCGCTGTTATGTTACTAAGGAGTTATTTGACAGAGCAAGGTATCGATATTGTTTTTGGTATCGGAATGAGTATGAATACAGTAGGTGTAGTAAGTACTCTTGGTTTAAAAACAAAATTTATTTCTTGTGACCACACAAACTCAATAGTTGATATTGATACTAAAGTTAAGAAGTTCCAAAGATATGTTGGGGCAAAATTTGCAAATAAGATTATTACTCTCACGCAAGAAGATCGTAGAAATTACATAAAACAATACGGTATTTCTGAGACAAAGACTGCTTATATTTATAATTGGAAAGAAGATGATCTATCTAATGTGACTTATAACGATGAGTCAACTAAGATTGTAACAGTTGGTCGTTTTGATTATCAAAAAGGATATGATTATCTTGTTCAAGTCGCGAAAAAAGTGTTAGCTAAAAGGTCTGAATGGACTTGGGAAATCTACGGTTCTGGCAATCAAGATGAAGTAGACAAAATCCGGGAACTAATCAAGGAAAACGATTTGCAGGATAAATTGTTCATTAAAGGACTAGAAAAAAATCAGGATCTAATATATGGGGATAAAGGGATTTACGTCATGACTTCTCGTTACGAGGGTTTACCCTTGGTATTGTTAGAAGCTCAGCAATACAATCTTCCTATTGTTAGTTTCAGTTGTCCGACAGGACCTAATGAGATTGTTGAAGATAGGGTTAATGGTTATCTGATCGATTGTTATGATGTAGAAGAGATGTCTAATAGATTATTAGAACTAATGAATGGTAAGGAGCTAAGAAATCGTTTTTCATCTCATGCCAAAGATAACATGGAAAAATTTAATAAAGACCGAATTATACATCAGTGGATAGATTTGATAGAAGAAGTATCAGGGGGAAAAAATGTCTAA